CGACGAAGAAGAGCAGGATACGCCAGATCACGGTGCTGGTTGCCTGCTTGATTCCCTTGGCTGGGTCTTCCGACTCGGCCGCTGCCATCACCGCGATCTCAGTGCCGAAGTAGGAGAAGATCACTAGGGCCACACCGGTCAGCGCCACACCGAAGCCATTCGGGGCAAAGCCTCCGTGATCCCACAGGTTGCTGACGGAGATTTCGGCATCAGGCCATAGGCCCAAGGCGAAGAGCAGGCCAGCGCCGAGGAAGACCACGATGGCCAGGACCTTGATGCTCGCCAGCCAGAATTCGACCTCTCCGAAGGTGCGCACCGAGATGGCGTTGGTCCCGATGAAAATCAGGATCAGTACCAGTGACCAGGCCCAGGCGGGGAGGAAGGCAAACCAGGAGTTCAGGGTTTCACCGCCGAGCACTGCTTCGTAGGCGAGCACACCCACCCAGAAGTACCAGTACAGCCAGCCCACCAGGTAAGCGGCCCAATTGCCCAGCCCTACCCGGGCGTATTCCATGAAGGAACCGATCGTTGGTCGTGCGGCGGCCATCTCGCCGAGCATCCGCATGGCAAGGAATACCAGCAGTCCACCGATGAGGTAGGAGATGATTGCCGCTGGTCCCACCGAGCGGATGACGTTGCCCGAACCGACGAACAAGCTTGCGCCGATGATTCCGCCGAGGGTAATCATCATCACGTGGCGCGATCGAAGTCTCTTGGGTTCTGTCCCGGGGTTGGAGGGATCCTGGGGGTCCGGCTGCGCCGGTAATGGGGGGTCTTGTGTTTCTGCCATGGCTGCCTCACTTGGGAAAAGTTCAAACTGCAGGGGTCGTTGCAGACATTTTGCGTACGGTACAGGATAAACGTTGACCCTTGAGCGCAGAAATTGTGTGTCGACTCATCCGGGGGCGCCCTGGGCCTGCTCACAAGCCCCTGCAATGCGGCACGCTGGCCCGGTGGCCTCTACTTGTTCATGGCCCGCCCGGCCAACTGCGTGTTCCCATGCAACGTTCCGGTCGGCACCCCGAGCACCACCGGCTGCGGACCACTGGTGCAGCACGAGGAACCCGTTGGCTCCGGCGCATCGCAGGAGCCAGCCAGATCCGTGGAGCAAACACCTGCCTCCGGCAGCTGCAGCTCCACCCGATCAGCGGCGTGGGCATCCCCGGAGAGCGCGGCGGCGATTGAACGCACTTGCTCATAGCCGGTAGCCAGCAAGAAGGTCGGCGCGCGGCCGTAGCTTTTCATTCCCACGACGTAGAAGCCCTTCTCAGGATGCGCCAGCAGCTTTTCCCCGTGGGCGCTGACCGTGCCGCAGCTATAGACTTCCGGATCAATCAGCGGCCCCAGCTGGCGCGGTGCTTCCACGCTTTCATCCAGATCCAGGCGCAACTCGGAGTGCATCTGCAGGTCCGGGCGGAAACCGGTCGCCGCGATAATGCGGTCTACGGCCAGCTCGCGCCCATCCCCTAGGGTCACTGCCAGTTGCTTCCCCGATGTCACGGAGGCGACGGCAACATTTTCCAGCACCTGCACGTTGCCGCGCTCAACCAGTCGGCGCAGGCTGGTGCCCAGCTGGCCCCGTGCTGGGAGCTGATCAGCGGCTCCGCCTCCATAGAGGCGGATCGGGTTGGCCGTCCCGCGCAGTCCCCACAGGATGGTGGTGTCCGGGTATCTCTTCTGCAAGCGGCCCAGGGCGATGATGGTGTTGGCCGCCGGGTGCCCGGCACCGAGCACCAGCAGCGACTTCCCGGCCAATTCCGGTTCGTCCGCGCCCAGCGGATCCGGCAAGCCGCCCACCATGAAACCGCGTTCGCGGGCTTCGGTTTCGCCGATGGCCTCGACGCCGGCTCGGCCGACCGGGTTGGGCTGGTTCCAGGTGCCGCTGGCATCCACCACGGCCCGGCCGATGACGTCGATCGCGCCATCAGCGGTTTCCGCGCGCACCAGGAAGGCCGCGTCATTGCGTCCGGCGGTGCGCGCGTTGTCGGCGCCTCGGCCATCTTCCAGCACACGGCTGACCTTCACCACGCGGTGACCGTAGCGAACACGCGGTTCGAATTCAGGATGGGCCGCCAGTGGCTCCAGGTACTCGCGCACCAGCTCGCCGCCGGTGGGCAGCTTGCTGAGCCGTGGCGCTACCCAGTCCCCGGGGTATCCCTCGCACGGAGTTTCCAGCAGGCGCCGGGCAGCGGAATCGATGTTGTACCGCCAGGGAGAGAAGAGCATGATGTGCGCCCATTCTTGCATGGCCGCG
The nucleotide sequence above comes from Glutamicibacter sp. B1. Encoded proteins:
- a CDS encoding amino acid permease — encoded protein: MAETQDPPLPAQPDPQDPSNPGTEPKRLRSRHVMMITLGGIIGASLFVGSGNVIRSVGPAAIISYLIGGLLVFLAMRMLGEMAAARPTIGSFMEYARVGLGNWAAYLVGWLYWYFWVGVLAYEAVLGGETLNSWFAFLPAWAWSLVLILIFIGTNAISVRTFGEVEFWLASIKVLAIVVFLGAGLLFALGLWPDAEISVSNLWDHGGFAPNGFGVALTGVALVIFSYFGTEIAVMAAAESEDPAKGIKQATSTVIWRILLFFVGAVLIITMVIPWDELPEPVNVAAAPFTKVFELLGLPGAAIIMQLVIFTAVISVLNSGLYSASRMFAALADQGFAPKFVARRSKNGVPLWALVASTSGAVIATIVNFAAPDSGVFDFIMNSAGLVALFVYVFISLTQMRLRQKMTAEEVAGLKLKMWLHPWLNILLFVAIAGVLGVMLSSESGRTQVWTSLLATVVLVAFWPLVRKNLKKRGTPQDATAIHDDANSERISEH
- a CDS encoding FAD-dependent oxidoreductase encodes the protein MNQSHPVIVVGAGPVGLATAAHLRERGQEVLVLEAGDHAGAAMQEWAHIMLFSPWRYNIDSAARRLLETPCEGYPGDWVAPRLSKLPTGGELVREYLEPLAAHPEFEPRVRYGHRVVKVSRVLEDGRGADNARTAGRNDAAFLVRAETADGAIDVIGRAVVDASGTWNQPNPVGRAGVEAIGETEARERGFMVGGLPDPLGADEPELAGKSLLVLGAGHPAANTIIALGRLQKRYPDTTILWGLRGTANPIRLYGGGAADQLPARGQLGTSLRRLVERGNVQVLENVAVASVTSGKQLAVTLGDGRELAVDRIIAATGFRPDLQMHSELRLDLDESVEAPRQLGPLIDPEVYSCGTVSAHGEKLLAHPEKGFYVVGMKSYGRAPTFLLATGYEQVRSIAAALSGDAHAADRVELQLPEAGVCSTDLAGSCDAPEPTGSSCCTSGPQPVVLGVPTGTLHGNTQLAGRAMNK